One region of Parambassis ranga chromosome 21, fParRan2.1, whole genome shotgun sequence genomic DNA includes:
- the LOC114426345 gene encoding uncharacterized protein LOC114426345 isoform X1: MYLENSEQSKVSGEGESSAEAMLAEQCQLPKLPEAADLNSSSKGHTQLGIKVLVEYTEPAVSGEMDPSVFCVEDCNVNTDETETCTYCNGHSESFEQDSEASDGFLEPDGGLDNCEISRLSQPFDKCAQCCECFKPCESSEHCANHSLTSKCSSCCEPSAEHLQLCQPCKPSDQQSESSDFDPDELEVNDDCFAQCDTSDFAPECIDLLQQCEVSQQQSESFASEPDPSTEDSEQCDIPKASDSADSIDCVELCEYDEIINQADCTNDDESYEPEMGLSDEESEDTPVQVYFDDSEDVATASENSTNLYTEDDCHHTTAFNISTDCNETCADYNSETPQEYFSEPCRSEENTSDFCAEEDGSSDCSSVETKSFKTCPDDSIPSDLCSNSSEESEKGAQEDSSDEQTQWESFEEDEEILESDVNEDKKNTPTVNIDIEDYFDLFDRSDYEQMFAQKRQYISCFDGGDIHDRLYLEEEAQNQIAKNAYQLEKETEETEVCSEEDAPEDEGRTDGSDDSEEQLEDWDSKSHSSLVEDEENESETDACYIENNEEEEDDEAPFDEEALDDHVSQVCDEEEGDVGLSFTNEDSMSAPCAKEIYVEGDAYEDEIPTTQKYESLDDADDVTSNETDDKDKPEVFLACSEVEPYWSLTDKEEEGDLSEPSVEDYYAYHIKSIQSSFKQALNEFIMEGQFYSSKERKESRVCPEDCKSVRFGITEIIELNWSFVENLSNDFSSADLDEWEVNEMSKEIIPPLDIIHSVTVGGKDALVKAEQSRDSEEEQSDDESSECDCEYCIPPIEKVRAEPLLPQMKSNDAGKICVVIDLDETLVHSSFKPVNNADFIIPVEIDGTVHQVYVLKRPHVDEFLKRMGEMFECVLFTASLSKYADPVSDLLDKWGAFRSRLFRESCVFHKGNYVKDLSRLGRDLKKVIIIDNSPASYIFHPDNAVPVASWFDDMSDTELLDLIPFFERLSKVDDIYDVLKEHRTSS, translated from the exons ATGTATTTAGAAAACTCTGAGCAAAGCAAAGTCTCTGGAGAAGGAGAGTCGTCTGCTGAAGCCATGCTTGCTGAGCAATGTCAACTCCCCAAGTTACCTGAAGCTGCAGATCTAAACAGCTCTTCAAAGGGACATACTCAACTAGGCATAAAAGTCCTTGTGGAATACACTGAGCCAGCTGTCAGTGGAGAAATGGACCCTTCTGTCTTTTGTGTGGAGGACTGCAATGTCAACACAGATGAGACTGAAACCTGCACATATTGCAATGGCCACTCTGAGAGCTTCGAGCAAGATTCAGAAGCAAGTGATGGATTTTTGGAACCCGACGGGGGCCTTGATAATTGTGAGATTTCAAGGTTAAGCCAACCATTTGACAAATGTGCTCAatgctgtgagtgttttaaaCCTTGCGAGTCCTCTGAACACTGTGCTAATCATAGCTTAACTTCCAAATGCAGTTCTTGCTGTGAACCCTCTGCAGAACACCTCCAATTATGTCAGCCATGTAAGCCGTCTGATCAACAGTCAGAGTCTTCCGACTTTGATCCAGATGAATTGGAAGTGAACGATGATTGTTTTGCGCAATGCGACACATCAGATTTTGCACCTGAATGCATAGATTTACTGCAACAATGTGAGGTGTCACAGCAGCAAAGCGAGAGCTTTGCGTCTGAGCCAGACCCATCAACAGAGGACTCTGAGCAATGTGACATACCTAAAGCCTCAGACTCAGCAGACTCAATAGACTGTGTTGAACTGTGTGAGTACGATGAAATTATAAATCAAGCTGATTGCACAAATGATGATGAGAGCTATGAACCTGAAATGGGCCTCAGCGATGAAGAGTCAGAAGACACACCTGTCCAGGTGTATTTCGATGACAGTGAAGATGTTGCCACCGCAAGCGAGAACAGTACTAACTTGTACACCGAAGATGACTGCCATCATACTACCGCATTCAACATTTCCACAGATTGTAACGAGACGTGTGCAGATTATAACTCAGAAACACCGCAGGAGTATTTTTCTGAGCCGTGCCGCTCTGAAGAAAACACCTCGGACTTCTGTGCTGAAGAAGACGGATCATCAGACTGctcctctgtggaaacaaaatCCTTCAAGACCTGTCCTGATGACAGTATTCCTTCTGATCTGTGCTCTAATTCCTCCGAGGAGTCTGAGAAAGGAGCTCAGGAAGATTCAAGCGATGAGCAGACACAGTGGGAATCTtttgaagaggatgaagaaatCTTAGAAAGTGATGTTAATGAGGACAAAAAGAACACTCCCACAGTCAATATTGACATTGAGGATTACTTTGATTTGTTTGACAGATCTGACTACGAGCAGATGTTTGCACAAAAGCGACAATACATCTCCTGCTTTGACGGGGGAGATATCCATGACCGCCTGTatctggaggaggaggcacagaATCAAATTGCCAAAAATGCATATCAACTTGAAAAAGAAACCGAGGAAACTGAAGTATGCTCTGAGGAGGATGCTCCTGAAGATGAGGGCCGGACAGATGGGTCTGATGACTCAGAGGAACAGCTTGAGGACTGGGACAGTAAATCACATTCAAGTTTAGTGGAAGATGAGGAAAATGAATCGGAGACTGATGCCTGTTACATAGAGAacaatgaggaagaagaggatgatgaagCCCCTTTTGACGAAGAAGCATTGGATGACCATGTTTCTCAAGtctgtgatgaagaggaaggtgaTGTCGGCCTGTCCTTTACTAATGAGGACAGTATGTCTGCACCATGTGCCAAGGAGATCTATGTTGAAGGTGATGCTTATGAAGATGAGATCCCCACTACTCAGAAATATGAATCtcttgatgatgctgatgatgttaCCTCTAATGAGACTGATGACAAAGACAAGCCAGAAGTTTTTCTTGCTTGTTCAGAAGTGGAGCCATACTGGTCACTCACAGacaaggaagaggagggagacttAAGTGAGCCAAGTGTTGAAGATTATTATGCTTATCACATTAAAAGCATCCAGTCATCCTTTAAACAAGCCTTGAATGAATTTATTATGGAAGGACAATTTTACAGTTCAAAGGAGAGGAAAGAATCCAGAGTCTGCCCAGAAGACTGCAAATCTGTCCGATTTGGAATTACTGAAATTATCGAACTGAACTGGTCTTTTGTGGAGAACCTATCCAATGACTTCTCATCTGCAGATTTAGATGAGTGGGAGGTGAATGAAATGTCAAAAGAAATAATACCCCCCTTAGATATCATTCATAGTGTAACAGTTGGGGGAAAAGATGCACTGGTTAAGGCCGAACAAAGCCGGGATTcagaagaggagcagagtgaCGATGAATCCTCCGAGTGCGATTGCGAATACTGCATTCCGCCAATAGAAAAG GTTCGCGCTGAACCGCTGCTCCCACAAATGAAATCGAATGATGCAGGAAAGATCTGTGTGGTCATTGATTTGGATGAAACACTAGTGCATAGTTCCTTTAAG CCCGTGAACAATGCAGATTTTATCATTCCAGTGGAAATTGATGGAACAGTTCACCAG GTGTATGTGTTAAAGAGACCCCACGTTGATGAATTCCTCAAGAGGATGGGAGAAATGTTCGAGTGTGTTTTGTTCACCGCAAGCTTATcaaag TATGCAGATCCTGTGTCAGACCTGTTGGATAAATGGGGGGCCTTCCGGAGCCGACTCTTCCGGGAGTCATGCGTCTTCCATAAAGGGAACTACGTTAAAGACCTGAGCCGTTTAGGGAGAGACCTCAAAAAGGTCATCATCATAGACAATTCACCAGCCTCCTACATCTTCCACCCGGACAACGCA GTCCCTGTGGCGTCCTGGTTTGACGACATGTCAGACACTGAGCTCCTGGATCTTATCCCCTTCTTTGAGAGACTAAGCAAAGTGGATGACATCTACGATGTTCTGAAGGAGCACAGGACTTCAAGTTAA
- the LOC114426345 gene encoding carboxy-terminal domain RNA polymerase II polypeptide A small phosphatase 1-like isoform X2, which translates to MDHPSSVITQVRREEEENGTSREEVSIEVSSSKKPRNRGLLHNLFCCLCHKETEPSSAKHNAPLLVEENGSLSKVRAEPLLPQMKSNDAGKICVVIDLDETLVHSSFKPVNNADFIIPVEIDGTVHQVYVLKRPHVDEFLKRMGEMFECVLFTASLSKYADPVSDLLDKWGAFRSRLFRESCVFHKGNYVKDLSRLGRDLKKVIIIDNSPASYIFHPDNAVPVASWFDDMSDTELLDLIPFFERLSKVDDIYDVLKEHRTSS; encoded by the exons ATGGACCACCCGTCGTCGGTTATCACGCAAgtaaggagagaggaggaggaaaatgggACTAGTCGTGAGGAAG TTTCCATTGAAGTGTCTTCCTCAAAGAAACCCCGCAACAGAGGCCTTCTACACAACCtgttctgctgtctgtgtcacaAAGAAACCGAGCCATCTTCAGCAAAACACAACGCCCCCCTCTTGGTAGAAGAAAATGGGAGTCTGTCAAAA GTTCGCGCTGAACCGCTGCTCCCACAAATGAAATCGAATGATGCAGGAAAGATCTGTGTGGTCATTGATTTGGATGAAACACTAGTGCATAGTTCCTTTAAG CCCGTGAACAATGCAGATTTTATCATTCCAGTGGAAATTGATGGAACAGTTCACCAG GTGTATGTGTTAAAGAGACCCCACGTTGATGAATTCCTCAAGAGGATGGGAGAAATGTTCGAGTGTGTTTTGTTCACCGCAAGCTTATcaaag TATGCAGATCCTGTGTCAGACCTGTTGGATAAATGGGGGGCCTTCCGGAGCCGACTCTTCCGGGAGTCATGCGTCTTCCATAAAGGGAACTACGTTAAAGACCTGAGCCGTTTAGGGAGAGACCTCAAAAAGGTCATCATCATAGACAATTCACCAGCCTCCTACATCTTCCACCCGGACAACGCA GTCCCTGTGGCGTCCTGGTTTGACGACATGTCAGACACTGAGCTCCTGGATCTTATCCCCTTCTTTGAGAGACTAAGCAAAGTGGATGACATCTACGATGTTCTGAAGGAGCACAGGACTTCAAGTTAA